The Saccharopolyspora gloriosae genome window below encodes:
- the purS gene encoding phosphoribosylformylglycinamidine synthase subunit PurS gives MARVVVDVMPKQEILDPQGQAVATALPRLGFAGISEVRQGKRFELEVADDVDDATLAQIAETLLANPVIEDFAVRRVEA, from the coding sequence GTGGCCCGAGTCGTCGTCGACGTCATGCCCAAGCAGGAGATCCTCGATCCGCAGGGTCAGGCGGTGGCCACCGCGCTGCCCCGGCTCGGTTTCGCGGGCATCTCCGAAGTCCGCCAGGGGAAGCGGTTCGAGCTGGAGGTCGCCGACGACGTCGACGACGCCACGCTCGCCCAGATCGCCGAAACGCTGCTCGCCAACCCCGTGATCGAGGACTTCGCCGTCCGCAGGGTGGAAGCATGA